The Salvia splendens isolate huo1 chromosome 20, SspV2, whole genome shotgun sequence nucleotide sequence gattttttgtttaaattttgaaaGACATGTAATAAAGTAAAATCAACCGGACATGCAAGAGTCTTCTTAGCTTTGTTTAGCCGAAAATCTTCGTTGCGAAAATCAGAAATAATTGGCCTAAGTTTGTTGATTTAGGGGGGATtgtctaattttaaaattgtgcACTAAGTTAGGACCAAGGGAATTATAGGTTGGAAATGGCATGTAATCGGTGGAAGGCCAGGCTCGAAGGAAGATGCACATCAAGTGAAGATGTCTTGAAATTTCTTTTTGTGGCCAAAGTGCTCCAAGCACTAAAGGTGGACATGATAATGTGGAAAATTGTTATCTTTGGAATTCATGAAGACTTGTTAGAGAGAATTTATTTTAGTGCAATAGACctcttatactcccttcgtcccaaaaaagtatgaattttgggttTAGCGTGAGTTCAAGTCTTAATAAATAAGAGGAAAttccttaaaaaataaataataaataagaggaAATTAATTTTGGTGAATGTAGAGAAAATGTAGTGAAAATAATGTTAGTGTAGAGTAGAGTCCACATTATTATGATGGCATAAGCGTTAATGGTAATTgtgtaagttgtaaataaaatgatgtgtaggggtagtatgttgtttgaattttttaaaattagagacgaaaaatgaaatagttcatactctttggggacagaTGAAGTATATACAGTGTTAAGTTTCACTTTAAAAATGATGTGATTATATCTGAATCCATAATTTCTCATACAAGATCAATATAATGTTAGGTTCCGTGTTTTCTTCATTTTGACCTGAGAAATGAATTAAAGTTGTGGATTTCCAATTGTAAATTTggtaaatttgaaattataatttaattttaattccatatattttttgtGATACCACATAGCAGAATTGAAATTTGAGTCTCCAGTTCCATTCTACACAATTCCATGATCTTTTATCATTTTCATTCTCTTTCTCCACTTTGTAGTTATTAATTTTTCATAACGTTAATATTCTATCAATATATTGCGCAAGTTGAAAGATTATATTAGCAAGAAAATGTTGACGGCAaacagagaaaatataattgGCTCATTTATTAGCACTCAAATTAACCTCTATAAATAATGAAGTGGCTATAAGGATATAATTAACTTGCACAATTCCATCTTATTTGGAGCTCTCCTTTCTCCATGGCTACTAAATCAAATCACTTCTTTGCAATTCTCATCTTCGGGCTGCTtgtaactctctctctctcgatttcACAGGTCAATTTGCATCTCATTTCCTTCGTTTCATCTTTAAATAATTATTcttatgcatatatatttatCGAAACACTATGCTACATATAGCTATTCTTTcttgtattttaatttcttctatgttaatttaattttaaattttttaacagATTCATTATACTCCTATAAGTACCTGGGTCTACGAAAATAGtcttgtttttatattttgggTCATTCACCAAAATCAATTTCTATCTATTTATAATAAGGTTTTTCCTCTAATAAAATTATGACTAATTCTCAACAAATAATACTTCAATAACTATTTTTCCATCTTCtgtattttacaaattttacattaaaactcagtAACATCCACACCAAAACTTTTTTTATGAATGGAgatagtagtaaaaaaaaataaattaaattttaaatttatatttaagaTTTGAATATTGTTGTTGAGTGTTCCATATAACggtatgaaatatttttaaacTCTTATCTTTATTGTGCATAGAATTGAAGTTCTCTTGTATGCATGTGTTGACCTTATAACCTAGTGAAAGTAATTAACGCTTTGAAGTCAAATGTCTCAATTCTTTAGAATTGCTGTATacgaaaaatagttttatttttcattttaagatgtccacaaaaaaaatagtcttatttataaaaatgaaaaattaatttcaCTTTTTCTCATCCCTCtttactttacctacttttttcTCCCCATCTCTCTTACATTTATCCACTTTTTCTCCCCATCTttcttaatttatcaatttctaattaaaactcgtgttgtcCACAAATGAGACTCTTTTTGTGGAAAGAAGAAGAgggaataataataatttatcaatgaaaaaaagagaaggaatgaATCTTTCTTGAAAACCATCTTTACTCATTCAAACATACTATTGAACACAAGGACAACAACAATGCAGTTGCCGAGGTTGGAGTTTGCTACGGAAGAAATGGCAACAACCTCCTCTCGCCGGCGCAAGTGGTGAGCCTCTACAAGCGCCACAACATCAAAAAAATGCGCAATCCTCGACGCCCTCCGCGGCTCCGGCATCGAGCTCACAGTGGCCATCACCAACCAATTCATCGAGCGCCTGGCAAACGATGCCAACAACGCCAATGCCTGGGTCCGCGACCACGTCCTCCGCTACCCCGACGTCAATCTCAAGTCCATCTCCGTCGGCAACGAGGTCAGCCCCGCCGACGCCGCCACGTCACGCTACGCGCGCTTCGTCTTCCCCGCGATGTGCAACGTCTATAGAGCCATCTTCAGCGCCCGACGCGATGGCCAGGTCAAGGTCTCCACCACCGTCAGCATGAGCACCCTCAGCAAGTCGTTTCCGCCGGAGGACGGCGCTTTCCGTGACGACGTGGCGCCGTACCTGAGGCCGATTTTGGCGTTCATGATGGACACCGGCGCGCCTTTCATGGTGAATGTGTATCCTTACTTTGCCTATGTCGATAGTAAGGGGCAGATCGATCTCGGATACGCGCTATTGGAGCCGGGTCATGGGATTCAGGTAAGAGATAGTGTTAAAATCTCTTAAATCTTGTCATatatcgacttggtgatgatcatgtcttatttatataattttttaatatatatccTCCACCTAATGAAGCCTTTTAAGAGTGTGAGTGTTCTATTTTTAGTATGGTCTCATAGTGGATAATTTGATATATCTGATCTCTTGTTCTGTCTACCCCACGTGTAGAAGTCCTATGTTCTTTCTAGCCCCCACTCGATGATGGATCTGATCTCTTATCTCTTGTCTTGTCTATCCCACGTGTGGAAATCCGATGTTCATTCTGATCCACACGTGCAGAGGCATGTTAAGATCTATTAAATCTTTCCCACGTGAGTGGCCCACTTATATAAAATAGTCTTGGCTCAGATTTTAATAAGGATTGTTAATTAATTACTCTCTCTGTCTTATAGAAATAAGTTGAATTTCCTTTTACtttcgtctcataaaaatagtccATAAGGATATAGAAACATTTTCTCCTTGtcttttaattttcatttacGAGTCGCACTATCTACTAcactattttaattactttttttttcttttagctTTTCAATTGTGAATTAAAACTCATATCATTTCTAATTAACTTATTTatatggatggagggagtatacatTAAAGGGATACCGTGGTTGCCCCATACATGcaaattatttatttgaagGAAATGTTAAACTATTGTGTCATAATTTTTCAAACTTAcgttattaattaaatcataattttatccGTATccaaaaatattcaaataattttaaaaaatatgtttcTATGATACACTAGCTAGAGTATTTAATCGTCTAATTAGTAAATCATACAGGATCAAGTAACcctaattaaaaaagaatttacCAACAGATCGATCGACCTCACTAAAGTTTTTGTGTTCAGATAAACGGAGTCTATTACGCCAATCTTTACTATGCGATGGTCGATGCTGTCTATGCGGCGATTGACAGGATGGTCAATCCTTCGCTACATACGACCGGTGGTATGCATAACCGTACATCCGAAAAGAAAGCAGGGAGTAGGGGCGGTCGGGCAGGGCCGAAAGTAGTGGTGACGGAGATGGGACATCCCTCAAGCGGTGGCCCATCGGCAAACTTGGTTAATGCGAAaacttttaatgagaatttgctTGGTGTTGTGGATAATGGGACACCGAGACATCCTGGGCCTATAGAGACCTACATATTTGCTCTGtttgatgaaaatttgaagCCCGGCGCCGAGACGGAGAGGAATTTTGGGCTTTTTTATCCAAACGGACAGTCCAAATATGACATGAATTTCAACTAGTTTTTGTTTTATGATGCCCATGTGCATGCTATGGAGACCGTGTCCTCTTATCAATGTTTTCGATCCAAAAAAGGTAGTTAGTCATCTGAAAGTAAGTCATGTTTTGAAGCATATGTAATATGATCGAAGGAACATActacatataaataaataaataaatgttagataattaatgttattttttctAGTGAAGCTCTTCGTAAAACCAACCGAACTTAAGATGTATGTTAGGTCGCAAGGTTGagtgatttaattaaaaaatattaagttatTACAACTTATATTTCTTTCCCATAATTCATTTATTATAGCTTATACTATTCCTATTGGTGGTTTTTGGAATACATAATCGATCGTTGATAATAATTTAGTGAGAATGGTTAATATAactactccctccttcccacaaaagatgtcacacttgtaggacggcatgagattttaggaggtactcctaaagaatatgcactttgagttcgacacgagttttaatgtaaaattggtaaagtaaaagagatgtagagaaaaaaagtaattaacgtattgttagtggagaatgtgtctcatctcattagagagaaaagactttacaaaattagaaagtgtatattcttgtgggacgaattaaaaaggaaagagtgcatattctcgtgggatgaagggagtattgttttgtgtgttaagtggaaagagaaaatataatatttatattaatgtgaaagAGAACTTTTtacaaaaatggaaatgtgatatctttaatgggacaaactaaaaaggaaagtgagataTCTTTTAtagaacggatggagtaattagGAACATGCATAAATAGAAATTAGTacatataaaagaaataaattttgtGAATAATAGATGAACGGATAACTGATAAAACAATAATTTGGATTGTCGTAATAGAGGTTTGGGAATACATAATTGATCGTCTTAATAATTCCACAAATCCTCGTATAGTAGTTAATCGGAAACTACTTGGAAGAAGTAAAATCCAAAATGATCACTCAAGGATCAAGTTGGTGATCAAGTTGGAAGCTACTTGAAAGAGGTAAAATCCAAAATGACCACTTAAGTTTTAAGGATCAATTTGGAAGCTACTTGAAACAAGAAAAATCCAAAATGATCACCACTTCATCCTTTCCTAAgcctatatatatgtgtggaGGTTGAAGGAGAAATTCATAACATCAACATCACaacatctccatttcctctctaaACTAGTTCTCTCATTCTCATATAGCCACTTTAGGAGCATCGTTCATTTTTCACGAAATTCCAAAAGTTCGTCGGTGCCTTgtgggtttgaggtgcttctacccAGTAggacgaagtcgttttatctttggggacactacgccaatccgtgagcactagccggggcgtaatttgtcttgcgaaaagagggctttcctcgactcgacttttAGTTAGTAcggttattttctattttccttGTAATTTCCATTTCACTTGTATTTGTATTGCtcttcgattgtaatagttagagtactgcCTGTCAATGACTCGTGAATTTTCCCAATTTTATCCAACAACACTTACACCTCATTAACTTTCTATTAAATAGTAGACGAGTAGACTATCAAAAAACAAATACAACTAGTATAGTAGAGATTCTACTTGAGAAACCAAAAATTATTATATGACGAACATAACATTTTTTATAGTTATGCAATACAAATATAGATAATTTAAAGATGAATCTAAATAATAACAAGAATGTACATGTGTAGAGTGTTAGTAATGTGATAAAGTGGTTACTACCCAATGCTAAAAGTCTCAAGTCCAGGTCTACCAACGCTAAAATTCTCAGTTCAGGTCCATCAACAAACGGCATTTGATGTGTTCAATTAGTGAAAAGAGAGAATTTTCTCAACTACACCTTAATCAGACTCTCATTATTGCTTCAAATGATTCTGATACAGCGAAACATGAAGATTAAGGGATAAGagatactccttccgttccatattaatagggtcatttttctattttggaaagttCCTAGTTAATTGATTCATTTCTACTTTTGGCAAAATGTAATtctcatttttacttttttctctcttcatctctcttactcttctcaccatccatttaacacactattattaaactctgtgccgaaaagaaatgcctctattaacaaggaacagagggagtacaaaagTTGTAGACAAACGAAAAAATAGGTGCACCACGAGAGATCGTacctttccaagaactgaaagctTCTCGATTCAGAGAAGGACCGATCACAGCCTGAATGGCATCACATAACATAGTTGGTGGGGTGGTGTTCTTTAACTCCTGAACAACCAAATGGAGGGTCATGTCATTCTCTAAGTGTATGTGATTGTTCGGGTGACTTGTTATGCAACCCGCGTGACATTCAAACTCTAGAGCATTTACTACCTacacaacaatcaaatatacAATGGGACATATCAAGGGAAGTGATAAATTATATTCACAAATGATTGAGTATTCAAATTTGAAGTATCACGGTCTGGTGGTTTGTTAAGGGATGAGTCCCTTAATAGAATCGATTCGCCCACGAACAAGAAACGGATCC carries:
- the LOC121780953 gene encoding glucan endo-1,3-beta-glucosidase GV-like, which encodes MCNVYRAIFSARRDGQVKVSTTVSMSTLSKSFPPEDGAFRDDVAPYLRPILAFMMDTGAPFMVNVYPYFAYVDSKGQIDLGYALLEPGHGIQINGVYYANLYYAMVDAVYAAIDRMVNPSLHTTGGMHNRTSEKKAGSRGGRAGPKVVVTEMGHPSSGGPSANLVNAKTFNENLLGVVDNGTPRHPGPIETYIFALFDENLKPGAETERNFGLFYPNGQSKYDMNFN